The Streptomyces sp. NBC_01255 genome window below encodes:
- a CDS encoding metal-sensitive transcriptional regulator: MAGYGQHKEDIIRRLRRIEGQVRGVQRMVDEDVYCIDVLTQVSAINAALQSCAVALLDEHLSCCVTEAIAQGGDQAKVKVGEASKAIARLIRT, encoded by the coding sequence GTGGCCGGTTACGGACAGCACAAGGAAGACATCATCAGACGCCTGCGGCGCATCGAGGGCCAGGTGAGGGGGGTGCAGCGGATGGTCGACGAGGACGTGTACTGCATCGACGTCCTCACCCAGGTCTCCGCCATCAACGCGGCGCTCCAGTCCTGCGCGGTGGCCCTCCTGGACGAGCACCTCAGCTGCTGCGTCACGGAGGCCATCGCCCAGGGCGGGGACCAGGCGAAGGTGAAGGTGGGCGAGGCGTCGAAGGCCATCGCCCGGCTCATCCGGACCTGA
- a CDS encoding BlaI/MecI/CopY family transcriptional regulator: protein MRRLGELEAEIMDRLWAWQRPATVREIVDDINRGRRVAYTTVMTVADILHRKGWLRREKAGRAWLYEPVRSREEYTAGLMRDALGDSQDRPAALLRFVEVISDEDMAALDAALRAARGGPPRGAGGIPAGGGA, encoded by the coding sequence GTGCGCCGGCTGGGAGAGCTGGAGGCCGAGATCATGGACCGGTTGTGGGCCTGGCAGCGGCCCGCCACGGTCCGCGAGATCGTCGACGACATCAATCGGGGACGCCGGGTCGCCTACACGACCGTCATGACGGTGGCGGACATCCTGCACCGCAAGGGCTGGCTCCGCCGCGAGAAGGCGGGCCGGGCCTGGCTGTACGAGCCCGTCCGCAGCCGCGAGGAGTACACCGCCGGCCTGATGCGGGACGCCCTCGGCGACAGCCAGGACCGGCCGGCCGCCCTCCTGCGGTTCGTCGAGGTCATCTCGGACGAGGACATGGCCGCCCTGGACGCGGCACTCCGCGCGGCCAGGGGCGGCCCGCCGAGGGGCGCCGGCGGCATCCCCGCGGGCGGTGGCGCGTGA
- a CDS encoding helix-turn-helix transcriptional regulator, producing MTLYQELRRRGVSSLGEVGAQLRLSPEEYERCRDELTDLGLIVPTNPAQHGARAELRAGLRAGEGGHRQDGTGHGDGDGNGGGDGNGDGDGDTVAVIDPEIALLRLLHREREQLREHLDEADRAYGTLETLAGAFLRAGSLTRSDADVELLSDYRRIQQVLEDITDVIQHSLASMHPTSLVREVAERVLSRDRRQIENGVRVRAMYSERVVSTPEVAELLRRRVEAGVEVRITPAVPMTMIIADAQFAMVPVDPAEPMAGAVLARGPALVRSYIALYEHCWHTASPYGDGTTPEQGGDGLSEQQRAALTMLASGMKDEKIARGLGVSLRTVSRMLSELMQEMGATSRFEAGVRAHRLGWVD from the coding sequence GTGACCCTCTATCAGGAGCTGCGCAGGCGCGGGGTGTCCAGCCTCGGCGAAGTCGGGGCCCAACTCCGCCTGTCGCCCGAGGAGTACGAGCGATGTCGTGACGAACTGACGGACCTCGGGCTCATCGTGCCGACCAACCCCGCCCAGCACGGCGCCCGCGCCGAGCTCCGGGCCGGGCTCAGGGCGGGCGAGGGCGGCCATCGGCAGGACGGCACCGGGCACGGCGACGGTGACGGGAACGGGGGCGGTGACGGGAACGGCGACGGCGACGGCGATACGGTCGCGGTGATCGACCCGGAGATAGCGCTGCTCCGGCTCCTGCACCGGGAGCGCGAGCAGCTGCGCGAGCACCTCGACGAGGCGGACCGCGCGTACGGCACATTGGAGACCTTGGCGGGGGCGTTCCTGCGGGCCGGTTCCCTCACGCGCTCGGACGCCGATGTGGAGCTGCTCAGCGACTACCGCCGGATCCAGCAGGTCCTCGAGGACATCACGGACGTCATCCAGCACAGCCTGGCGTCGATGCACCCGACGTCGCTCGTGCGAGAGGTGGCGGAGCGCGTACTGAGCCGGGACCGGCGGCAGATCGAGAACGGGGTGCGGGTCCGCGCCATGTACAGCGAGCGGGTCGTCTCCACTCCGGAGGTGGCGGAGCTGCTGCGGCGCCGGGTCGAGGCGGGTGTGGAGGTGCGGATCACGCCCGCCGTCCCCATGACGATGATCATCGCCGACGCGCAGTTCGCGATGGTCCCGGTGGATCCGGCGGAGCCGATGGCGGGCGCGGTACTGGCCCGGGGGCCGGCCCTGGTCCGCTCGTACATCGCGCTGTACGAGCACTGCTGGCACACGGCGTCGCCGTACGGGGACGGCACGACGCCGGAGCAGGGCGGTGACGGGCTCTCGGAGCAGCAGCGGGCGGCGCTGACGATGCTCGCCTCGGGAATGAAGGACGAGAAGATCGCGCGGGGGCTCGGGGTGTCGCTGCGGACGGTGAGCCGCATGCTGTCCGAGCTGATGCAGGAAATGGGCGCGACGAGCCGGTTCGAGGCCGGGGTGCGGGCCCATCGGCTCGGCTGGGTCGACTGA
- a CDS encoding Fur family transcriptional regulator — protein sequence MEELTGREAVIQRLRDVGLRVTGPRLEVLTVLAAGGHLDVEAITTTARERLGTLTSQAVYEMLRHFQETGLVSKFDRPGLPAVFEISGPAHQHALCVVCGRVENVDTAAPKPPRGALPEWRVEDAEIVFKGLCPDCRANTPAA from the coding sequence GTGGAAGAGCTGACGGGCCGCGAGGCGGTGATCCAGCGCCTGCGCGACGTCGGGCTGCGGGTCACGGGCCCGCGCCTGGAGGTGCTCACGGTGCTCGCCGCCGGCGGCCATCTCGACGTCGAGGCGATCACCACGACCGCGCGCGAGCGGCTCGGCACGCTGACCAGCCAGGCCGTGTACGAGATGCTGCGGCACTTCCAGGAGACCGGCCTGGTCAGCAAGTTCGACCGCCCCGGCCTGCCCGCCGTGTTCGAGATCTCCGGCCCGGCACACCAGCACGCGCTGTGCGTCGTCTGCGGCCGCGTGGAGAACGTCGACACGGCCGCGCCGAAGCCGCCCCGGGGCGCGCTGCCGGAGTGGCGGGTGGAAGACGCCGAGATCGTGTTCAAGGGCCTGTGCCCCGACTGCCGGGCGAACACCCCCGCCGCCTGA
- a CDS encoding class I tRNA ligase family protein: MSTPVWITATPPATHGELHIGHLAGPYVAADVLTRYLRAEGEAVRFTTGTADHASSVEVRALRHNRKPEEVAEGYRAAITADWLRSGVEFDHIVRPRRDKGYGRWVQDLFSRLFAQGVIAPRTRLLPYCEPCDRWLYGAHATGSCPHCGADSDGGMCHECARPNDGGDLVSARCAVCDTPAVARRCRRLYVPLEPFRETLAEYWATAGLPPRLAALCESLVEDGLPDIAVGHPAEWGLPVPVDGFPEHRIDGCFEAAAMHLFGYDTKGPLPRRAIHFCGFGHSFCHAVLLPVLLLAQDIKLPQDFNVNESYVIEEGVQEGNVWALDLLTEYGSDTLRRHVLQARPLGRRTVFHRERLAAARRELDESWNSWLARLFSSVREECGGLAPQALPGGTGWEILERRLHRGVDDLREAYGPDAFDPRRAVAVLDEMVRSVADFGHVNAHERCRPSTSCRHLPALAAQLAVASALSAWARPVMPEGAARLAAALQVEPGRPVDWHALMGPLPGTRLAPPSGPVFGF, translated from the coding sequence ATGAGCACCCCCGTCTGGATCACCGCGACCCCTCCCGCCACCCACGGCGAACTCCACATCGGCCACCTCGCAGGGCCGTACGTCGCTGCCGACGTCCTCACCCGCTATCTGCGGGCCGAGGGGGAGGCGGTCCGGTTCACCACCGGCACCGCCGACCACGCCAGCTCCGTCGAGGTCCGCGCGCTGCGCCACAACCGCAAGCCCGAGGAGGTCGCCGAGGGCTACCGCGCCGCGATCACCGCCGACTGGCTGCGCTCGGGCGTCGAGTTCGACCACATCGTGCGCCCGCGGCGCGACAAGGGCTACGGACGCTGGGTGCAGGACCTCTTCAGCAGACTGTTCGCGCAAGGGGTCATCGCCCCGCGCACCCGCCTCCTGCCCTACTGCGAGCCGTGCGACCGCTGGCTGTACGGGGCGCACGCCACCGGCAGCTGCCCGCACTGCGGCGCGGACAGCGACGGCGGCATGTGCCACGAGTGCGCCCGCCCCAACGACGGCGGCGACCTCGTCTCGGCGCGCTGCGCGGTCTGCGACACCCCGGCGGTGGCCCGCCGCTGCCGCCGGCTGTACGTGCCCCTGGAGCCGTTCCGGGAGACGCTCGCCGAGTACTGGGCGACGGCCGGGCTCCCGCCCCGGCTCGCCGCCCTGTGCGAGTCGCTCGTCGAGGACGGGCTGCCGGACATCGCCGTCGGCCACCCCGCCGAGTGGGGCCTCCCGGTGCCGGTCGACGGCTTCCCCGAGCACCGGATCGACGGCTGCTTCGAGGCCGCCGCGATGCACCTCTTCGGCTACGACACGAAGGGCCCGCTGCCCCGCCGCGCCATCCACTTCTGCGGCTTCGGGCACTCCTTCTGCCACGCGGTGCTCCTGCCGGTGCTGCTCCTCGCGCAGGACATCAAGCTGCCGCAGGACTTCAACGTCAACGAGTCGTACGTCATCGAGGAAGGCGTCCAGGAAGGCAACGTCTGGGCGCTGGACCTCCTCACCGAGTACGGCTCCGACACCCTCCGCCGGCACGTCCTCCAGGCCCGCCCGCTCGGCCGCCGCACCGTCTTCCACCGGGAGCGGCTCGCGGCCGCCCGCCGGGAGCTGGACGAGAGCTGGAACAGCTGGCTCGCGCGGCTCTTCTCCTCCGTACGGGAGGAGTGCGGCGGGCTCGCCCCGCAGGCGCTGCCCGGCGGCACCGGCTGGGAGATCCTGGAGCGGCGGCTCCACCGGGGCGTGGACGACCTGCGCGAGGCGTACGGCCCCGACGCCTTCGATCCGCGCCGGGCGGTCGCCGTCCTCGACGAGATGGTCCGCTCGGTGGCCGACTTCGGTCACGTCAACGCCCACGAGCGGTGCCGGCCCAGCACCTCCTGCCGTCATCTCCCGGCGCTCGCCGCCCAGTTGGCGGTGGCATCGGCGCTCTCCGCGTGGGCGCGACCGGTGATGCCGGAGGGCGCGGCCCGGCTCGCGGCGGCGCTCCAGGTGGAGCCGGGGCGGCCGGTCGACTGGCACGCGCTCATGGGCCCCCTCCCGGGGACCCGGCTCGCACCGCCGTCGGGCCCGGTCTTCGGGTTCTGA
- a CDS encoding SDR family oxidoreductase: MKFENLRVVVTGASRYFGRALAVGFAHLGAEVYVSARTVEAAERTRTEVMGSARDRIHAFGCDLSRPAEIREFAARVGERTDRVDLLVNNGARWLDGMDLEAASDREIVETIESTAGGTVLMVKHFLPLLRGSLRPDIVNMVAVRDAEGASAATAGHAHEAFWAAKSAQAGFADILSRRLRPSGVRVFSLFPPDFSTSDPRFAEWDGSNPDGIAPDEKLTTQALFECIVYAVEQPRDCFIRSFHFEPR, translated from the coding sequence ATGAAATTCGAGAATCTGCGTGTCGTCGTGACCGGAGCGTCCCGCTATTTCGGTCGCGCGCTCGCCGTCGGATTCGCGCATCTCGGCGCCGAGGTCTACGTCTCGGCACGAACCGTCGAAGCCGCCGAACGCACCCGTACCGAAGTCATGGGCTCCGCCCGCGACCGTATCCACGCCTTCGGCTGCGACCTCAGCAGGCCCGCCGAGATCCGGGAGTTCGCCGCCCGCGTCGGCGAACGCACCGACCGCGTCGACCTGTTGGTCAACAACGGCGCGCGCTGGCTCGACGGCATGGACCTGGAGGCCGCCAGCGACCGCGAGATCGTCGAGACGATCGAGTCGACGGCCGGCGGCACGGTCCTCATGGTGAAGCACTTCCTGCCGCTGCTGCGCGGCTCCCTGCGGCCCGACATCGTCAACATGGTCGCCGTCCGCGACGCCGAGGGCGCCTCCGCCGCGACCGCCGGCCACGCCCACGAGGCGTTCTGGGCGGCGAAGAGCGCGCAGGCCGGATTCGCCGACATCCTCTCGCGCCGACTGCGGCCCTCCGGAGTCCGCGTCTTCTCCCTCTTCCCGCCCGACTTCTCGACCTCCGACCCGCGATTCGCGGAATGGGACGGATCGAATCCGGACGGAATAGCACCCGACGAGAAGCTGACCACCCAGGCCCTTTTCGAATGCATCGTCTACGCCGTCGAGCAGCCGCGCGACTGCTTCATCCGTTCCTTCCACTTCGAGCCCCGCTGA
- a CDS encoding GNAT family N-acetyltransferase, whose amino-acid sequence MQLAGVRTAAAGDATTISRLLADAIRSSYAGILAEIPMRRLISEQCALPRIRAEIEIPGGAPGWLGWLVATDPEGAVVGVAAGGVPVPGEGEVYALAVADGSRRRGVGTALLAAATDRMRSYGAHDQRVELPAETDPALPFYTHQGFAPLGPTRWSRKV is encoded by the coding sequence ATGCAGCTGGCTGGCGTTCGGACGGCCGCGGCCGGCGATGCGACGACGATATCCAGGCTGCTCGCGGACGCCATTCGGAGCAGCTACGCCGGAATACTGGCCGAAATCCCGATGCGGCGGCTGATCTCGGAGCAATGCGCACTCCCCCGCATACGCGCGGAAATTGAAATTCCGGGGGGCGCGCCCGGCTGGCTCGGCTGGCTCGTCGCGACCGACCCCGAGGGCGCGGTCGTCGGCGTCGCCGCGGGCGGGGTCCCGGTGCCGGGCGAGGGCGAGGTGTACGCGCTGGCCGTCGCGGACGGCTCCCGCCGCCGAGGAGTGGGTACGGCCCTGCTGGCGGCGGCCACGGACCGGATGCGGAGCTACGGCGCCCACGACCAGCGGGTCGAACTCCCGGCGGAGACGGACCCGGCACTCCCCTTCTACACCCACCAGGGCTTCGCCCCTCTCGGCCCCACACGCTGGAGCCGCAAGGTCTGA
- a CDS encoding helix-turn-helix domain-containing protein has product MSRNTAVARTGSEQALAVYQQLRARPGTAFDEVADRLELSAEERERCRDELVSLGLTAPSPDPSAAVDAVVDPDVALLRLLRRERDRLRERLAATSRAHTALEALAGPFLRAGATPRGEIEVEIVDDPHRIRRSLADLTDSVRTAAHFMHTGSVRREELPGELAQDRQWAERGVRIRAMYSRRAASVPEMAQHLEERAALGVEVRFASVVPMNMVLADENFALLPTDPHDLSSAAILARGPGLVRSYLALYEYCWTAAAPYGEEETAEKGGDGLSEQQRAALLMLASGIKDEQIAKNLGVSLRTVSRLLSEVMQELGAASRFEAGVKASRLGLLDGEGAERGV; this is encoded by the coding sequence GTGTCCAGAAACACCGCCGTGGCCCGTACGGGCAGCGAACAGGCTCTCGCCGTCTACCAGCAACTCCGCGCCCGTCCGGGGACGGCCTTCGACGAGGTCGCGGACCGGCTGGAGCTCTCCGCCGAAGAGCGGGAGCGATGTCGTGACGAACTCGTCTCCTTAGGACTGACCGCACCCTCTCCCGACCCGAGCGCCGCCGTCGACGCCGTCGTCGACCCCGACGTCGCCCTGCTGCGCCTGCTGCGCCGGGAGCGCGACCGGCTCCGGGAGCGCCTCGCCGCCACCAGCCGCGCGCACACCGCCCTCGAAGCCCTCGCCGGACCGTTTCTGCGGGCCGGGGCCACACCGCGCGGGGAGATCGAGGTCGAGATCGTCGACGATCCCCACCGCATACGGCGGAGCCTCGCGGACCTGACGGACTCCGTCCGGACGGCCGCGCACTTCATGCACACCGGCTCCGTCCGCCGCGAGGAGCTGCCGGGCGAGCTGGCCCAGGACCGTCAGTGGGCGGAACGAGGGGTCCGGATCCGGGCCATGTACAGCCGGCGGGCCGCCTCCGTGCCGGAGATGGCGCAGCACCTGGAGGAGCGGGCCGCGCTGGGCGTGGAGGTCCGGTTCGCCTCCGTCGTCCCGATGAACATGGTCCTCGCCGACGAGAACTTCGCGCTCCTGCCGACCGATCCGCACGACCTGTCCTCCGCCGCGATCCTCGCCCGCGGCCCCGGCCTCGTCCGCTCCTACCTCGCCCTGTACGAGTACTGCTGGACGGCCGCCGCCCCGTACGGCGAGGAGGAGACCGCGGAGAAGGGCGGCGACGGGCTCTCCGAGCAGCAGCGGGCGGCGCTGCTCATGCTCGCCTCCGGCATCAAGGACGAACAGATCGCCAAGAATCTGGGGGTCTCGCTGCGGACGGTCAGCCGGCTCCTCTCCGAGGTGATGCAGGAACTGGGCGCGGCGAGCCGCTTCGAGGCGGGCGTGAAGGCGTCCCGGCTCGGCCTGCTCGACGGCGAGGGGGCCGAGCGCGGGGTGTAG
- a CDS encoding M56 family metallopeptidase, giving the protein MNHHALVPLGLVLLTGSLVPWLVVRARWAQQVPRLALAVWAACGAVFTTASALLPAQLVLSGESSHRLTDMLLTLRLPTPAQLLALDGREQLALAIALGVLSLPCAAFVRRLARARRVRVRHAGVLRLVGRYDPDLRATVLDDDRPAVYCLPGRSRRVVVSSGAVHTLTSAQLAAALAHERAHIAGRHHLLVAATEAFAAVFPRLPLARYGGSSVPLLLEMAADDRALRRCTRDALATALYALASGRAPRSAFAAGGPSAALRMRRILTPYSAGHPVLRGLFTIGSAALAMAPLIVACCSFPG; this is encoded by the coding sequence GTGAACCACCACGCCCTCGTCCCACTCGGGCTCGTCCTGCTCACCGGCTCCCTCGTGCCCTGGCTCGTCGTCCGGGCCCGCTGGGCCCAGCAGGTGCCCCGCCTCGCGCTCGCCGTGTGGGCCGCGTGCGGCGCGGTCTTCACCACGGCGAGCGCCCTGCTGCCCGCCCAGCTGGTCCTGTCCGGCGAGAGCAGCCACCGCCTCACGGACATGCTGCTCACGCTCCGACTCCCCACCCCTGCCCAGCTGCTCGCCCTCGACGGCCGCGAGCAGCTCGCCCTCGCGATCGCCCTCGGCGTCCTCTCGCTCCCCTGCGCCGCCTTCGTCCGGAGACTGGCGCGGGCCCGCCGGGTGCGGGTGCGGCACGCGGGGGTGCTGCGGCTCGTCGGGCGGTACGACCCCGACCTGCGGGCCACCGTCCTCGACGACGACCGGCCCGCCGTCTACTGCCTTCCGGGCCGCTCGCGCCGCGTCGTCGTCTCCTCCGGAGCGGTGCACACACTGACGTCCGCGCAGCTCGCGGCGGCCCTCGCGCACGAGCGGGCGCACATCGCGGGGCGGCACCACCTCCTCGTCGCGGCGACGGAGGCCTTCGCGGCCGTCTTCCCGCGCCTTCCGCTCGCGCGGTACGGCGGGTCGTCCGTACCGCTGCTGCTCGAAATGGCCGCGGACGACCGGGCGTTGCGGCGGTGTACGCGCGACGCGCTCGCGACGGCGCTGTACGCGCTGGCCTCGGGCCGGGCACCGCGGTCCGCGTTCGCGGCGGGCGGCCCCTCGGCGGCGCTGCGGATGCGGCGCATCCTCACCCCGTACAGCGCGGGACACCCCGTCCTGCGCGGGCTGTTCACCATCGGGTCGGCGGCGCTCGCGATGGCCCCGCTGATCGTCGCCTGCTGTTCCTTCCCCGGCTAA
- a CDS encoding SAM-dependent methyltransferase, with amino-acid sequence MHTPSGISLPVVPAALATVLPSRYDREREPAPGAGIRIKSDTLPGLESVSPADEGSVWLHDALLGPHSADIVRYLSLARSTGGPVLDLGSGAGRLAVPFARHGFAVEAVDRDASALERLEGWARRIGPQVAGLVVTHRADLTELRLEGSYRLAILAGAMVTAVPPAHRPELLREVASHLETGGALALDYTAHQLPGLIAEPRRTWAFQVPRFDGIDEWVVARQVFDLPSMSERITYYTARTGKISTERVVLTTDKWIVDPERLAAELHSAGLHIEGRRRHRIDDRTESVLLVCRTDD; translated from the coding sequence ATGCACACACCGAGCGGCATTTCCCTGCCCGTCGTGCCCGCAGCGCTCGCTACGGTCCTGCCGTCCCGATACGACCGGGAGCGGGAGCCCGCCCCTGGGGCCGGCATCCGGATCAAGTCCGACACCCTTCCCGGACTCGAGTCGGTCTCCCCCGCCGACGAGGGCTCGGTCTGGCTGCACGACGCCCTGCTCGGCCCGCACAGCGCGGACATCGTCCGGTACCTCAGCCTCGCCCGCTCCACCGGCGGACCCGTTCTGGACCTCGGCTCCGGCGCCGGGCGGCTCGCCGTCCCGTTCGCCCGGCACGGCTTCGCCGTGGAAGCCGTGGACCGGGACGCCTCGGCCTTGGAGCGCCTCGAGGGCTGGGCCCGCCGGATCGGCCCGCAGGTCGCCGGACTCGTCGTCACCCACCGGGCCGACCTCACCGAGCTGCGGCTCGAAGGGAGTTACCGGCTGGCGATCCTCGCGGGCGCGATGGTCACGGCCGTCCCGCCCGCGCACCGGCCGGAGCTGCTGCGCGAGGTCGCCTCCCATCTGGAGACGGGCGGGGCGCTCGCCCTCGACTACACCGCGCACCAGCTGCCCGGCCTCATCGCGGAACCCCGCCGGACCTGGGCGTTCCAGGTCCCGCGCTTCGACGGCATCGACGAGTGGGTGGTGGCGCGGCAGGTCTTCGACCTGCCGTCGATGAGCGAGCGGATCACGTACTACACGGCCCGCACCGGCAAGATCTCCACCGAGCGGGTCGTGCTGACCACCGACAAGTGGATCGTGGATCCCGAGCGGCTCGCGGCCGAACTGCACTCGGCCGGACTGCACATCGAGGGCCGGCGCCGCCACCGGATCGACGACCGGACCGAGAGCGTCCTGCTGGTGTGCAGGACGGACGACTGA
- the mshA gene encoding D-inositol-3-phosphate glycosyltransferase, translating to MLSVHTSPLHQPGTGDAGGMNVYMVELSRALAEQGVEVDLFTRCRGEGLPPLVELAPGVRVRHLHAGPRGPLPKEAMPDLVVPFSLALLKEDRRYDLVHSHYWLSGQAGRIASVGWRIPLVHTAHTLARVKNASLAEGDTPEPELRVRGELQVVGSADRLIANTTDEADALRTLYGAAGERTEVVRPGVDLRTFRPAGGTSRAEGRAAARARLGLPADAFVPLYAGRIQPLKGPDVLVRAVAELLRLEPGLRRRLLVPVVGGHSGATREGTAWKLAGELGVTDVLRACPPVPQSRLADWYRAADVLVVPSRSESFGLVALEAQACGTPVLAAAVGGLPTAVWDGVTGLLVHGHDPMEYARRLRWLAAHPEAVETMGEAAVRHARGMSWRASAARTVEVYRGALVEGRGQGVGQGRRHAPAPAASLSWRNEKAVAQV from the coding sequence ATGCTCAGCGTCCACACCTCCCCGCTCCACCAGCCCGGGACGGGGGACGCCGGCGGAATGAACGTCTACATGGTCGAACTCTCCCGAGCCCTCGCCGAACAGGGCGTGGAGGTCGACCTGTTCACCCGCTGCCGGGGCGAGGGCCTGCCCCCGCTCGTCGAGCTCGCCCCGGGCGTCCGGGTCCGTCATCTGCACGCCGGGCCGCGCGGGCCGCTGCCCAAGGAGGCCATGCCGGACCTCGTCGTGCCCTTCTCGCTGGCCCTGCTGAAGGAGGACCGGCGCTACGACCTCGTCCACTCGCACTACTGGCTCTCCGGCCAGGCGGGCCGGATCGCCTCGGTCGGTTGGCGGATCCCGCTCGTGCACACCGCCCACACCCTGGCCCGGGTGAAGAACGCCTCGCTCGCCGAGGGCGACACCCCCGAGCCCGAGCTCCGCGTCCGCGGCGAACTCCAGGTCGTCGGCTCAGCCGACCGGTTGATCGCCAACACCACCGACGAGGCGGACGCGCTGCGCACGCTCTACGGGGCGGCGGGGGAGCGGACCGAGGTCGTACGGCCCGGGGTCGACCTGCGGACCTTCCGGCCTGCCGGGGGTACCTCCCGGGCCGAAGGCAGGGCGGCGGCCCGGGCCCGGCTCGGGCTCCCCGCCGACGCGTTCGTCCCGCTCTACGCCGGCCGCATACAGCCCCTGAAGGGCCCGGACGTGCTCGTACGGGCGGTCGCCGAGCTGCTGCGCCTGGAGCCCGGGCTCCGCCGGCGACTCCTGGTCCCGGTGGTGGGCGGCCACTCGGGCGCGACCCGCGAGGGGACGGCCTGGAAGCTGGCGGGGGAGCTGGGCGTCACCGACGTGCTGCGGGCCTGCCCTCCCGTACCGCAGTCACGCCTCGCGGACTGGTACCGGGCGGCGGACGTGCTGGTGGTGCCCTCGCGCAGCGAGTCCTTCGGCCTGGTGGCCCTGGAGGCGCAGGCCTGCGGGACCCCGGTGCTCGCGGCGGCGGTCGGCGGACTGCCGACGGCGGTGTGGGACGGGGTGACGGGGCTCCTGGTGCACGGCCACGACCCGATGGAGTACGCGCGCCGGCTGCGGTGGCTCGCCGCGCACCCGGAGGCGGTGGAGACGATGGGCGAGGCGGCGGTCCGTCACGCGCGCGGGATGAGCTGGCGCGCCTCCGCCGCCCGGACCGTCGAGGTGTACCGGGGGGCGCTGGTGGAGGGGCGTGGGCAGGGGGTGGGGCAGGGGCGGCGGCACGCCCCTGCCCCGGCGGCCTCTCTCTCCTGGAGGAATGAGAAGGCCGTGGCTCAAGTCTAG